AACCGACCTTGCCCACCACTGCGCCGCGAGTCAGTTGGTCGCCGACTTTTACGTCGATCTTCGACATATGGCAGAACATGCTGATAAAGCCCTGGCCATGGTCGACGAACACCGTGTTGCCGTTGAAGAAGTAGTTGCCGGTGAGGATGACTTTACCGTTCGCCGGGGTTTTGATCGGGGTGCCTGCCGGTACGGCGAAGTCCAGACCGGAGTGGGGGTTGCGCTCTTCGCCGTTGAAAAAGCGGCGCACGCCGAACTTGCTCGACAGTGGCCCGTTCACCGGTTTATCCAGCACCAGGTTGCTCGGCAGGTTCGGGCTGAAGCTGCGGTAAGCCTTGATCTGTACCGCCAGCTCCGCCTCGATGCGCTTGAGTTGCGCCGGGTCGGGGTTGACCTGGCTTTTGTTTTTCAGGGTGATGCGCTGCTCCGGGTACTTTTTGTAGCCGACGATAAACGGCAGGTTGCGCCCACCGCTGCTGACCCGCTCATTGCCCGGCTTGACGGTCAATGGGATGCCGACAATGGCCAGCCAGTTGTCCTGCTCCTTCACCACCAGAACCGGTTTGCCCTGATAGGTAGCCTTCGGCGCGGCGGCCGAAGGGCCCAGCTCGACCACGGCCACGCCACCAGGCACCGGTTTGTTCAGGGTGCGGGTGATGTAGCTGTCGGCGTGGGCGTTGAAAGCGAGGCACAGCAGCATCAACACACTAAAGAAACGTGGCATCAATCAATCCAATAACGAAAGGGTAACGGGCGTCAGGTGGTTGTCTTCCACCCGCACTTGCAATTGGCCTTCACCGAGGCGTGCAGTCAGGCGCTGGCCGGTGTGGGTTTGCGCAGCATTGCGAATGGCTTGGCCGCGCTCGTCCAGCAGGATGCTGTAGCCACGGCCCAGGGTTGCCAGCGGGCTCACCACCTGCAACGTCTGCACCTGGCTTTGCAGCTGCAAGCGACGCGCCTTGAGGCCCTCGCGCATGGCGCGGGGCAGGCGTTCGGCGAGGCTGTCCAGGCGTTGGCGCAGCAGGGCCAACTGCCGGCCAGGGTGTTGGCCGGCGAGCCGGGTTTCGAGGCGGATCAAACGCTCTCGCCGGGTATTGAGGCTGCGCTCGAAGGCGCGGCGCAGGCGCATATCCAGGTCATCCAGGCGCTGCGCCTGTTGGCGCAAGCGTTCGCCAGGGTGGCGCAGGCGGCGGGCCATGCCTTCCAGGCGCAGGCGGTCGTGGCTCAGCCGGTTGCGCATCAGCATCACCAGGCGGCGGTGCAGGTTTTCTACTTGGCGGGTCAGGTGGCTGGAGTCCGGCGCGAGCAACTCGGCGGCAGCGGACGGGGTAGGGGCGCGCACGTCGGCGACAAAGTCGCTGATCGACACATCGGTCTCATGGCCGACGGCGCTGACGATTGGCGTTACGCAGGCATCCACGGCGCGGGCCACCGCCTCTTCGTTGAAGCACCAGAGGTCTTCCAGCGAGCCGCCGCCACGCGCCAGGATCAGCGCATCAAAGCCACGGGCATCCGCGAGTTTAAGCGCTCGCACAATCTGCGGGATCGCTTCGCGGCCTTGCACGGCGGTGGGGATCAACGTCAATTGCACCTGCGGCGCACGGCGGCGGAACACGCTGATGATGTCGCGGATCACCGCACCGGTGGGCGAGCTGATAATGCCGATCTTCTGCGGATGCGCCGGCAGCGGCACCTTGCGTTCGGCACTGAACAGGCCCTCGGCGCTGAGCTTTTCCTTCAAGGCATCAAAGGCCAGGCGCAGCGCGCCATCACCGGCAGGCTCCACGGTATCGAGGATCAGTTGATAGTCGCCACGGCCCTCGAACAGCGAGACCTTGCCGCGCACCTTCACCGCCAGACCATCCTTCAGGGCCTGGCGCACCCTCGCGGCATTGTTGCGAAACAGTGCGCAACGCACCTGCGCGCCGCTGTCCTTGAGGGTGAAATACACATGGCCGGAGGCCGGGCGGGCGAGGTTGGAGATCTCGCCTTCGACCCAGATATTGGTGAACACGTCTTCCAGCAACACCCGCGCACGGCTGTTGAGCTGGCTGACAGTCAGGACTTCGCGGTCCAGGCCCAGACGGGCAAAAGGATCTTTAATCATGGGCGGCAGTTTATAGGCATTCGTGCAGCGTTTGGCAGAATTGCTCAACCAGCGCGCTCGGCGTCTGCGCACAGGCCAGGGCCACGGTGCTGAGGCAGTCCGGGTCGGCCAGGGGCAAAAAGTGCAGAGTGGCGGGGGCGATGTCCTGCATGGATTTTGGTAACAAGGCAATACCGAAGCCGGCCTGGATCAGTTGCAGTTGGGTAGTCTTGCGCGACATGACCCGCGCCGCCTTGGGGAAAAATCCTGCGCGCATGCACAACTCGGCTGACAGATAACTCAGGCCGCCGCGCTGGGGATGCGGGATTGAAATAAACGCTTCGTCCTTGAGCTGCGCCAACTCGACCGGGGTGTTGCTGCGCGCCAAGGCGTGGTTCGGCGGCACCGCCAGCAGTAATTGCTCGCTGTATAAAGGCATCACGCGCACGCCTTCGCGTTGGCGCAATACTGGCAAACGCAACAGCCCGACTTCCAGGCGGCCGTCGGCAATCTCCTCAAGCTGCACCTCGGAGGACAGTTTGACGATATCCATCGACACCCCCTGGCAGCGCTCCAGCCAGGTACTGATGCCGCGCAGCAGTGGCCCGCTCATCGGCACGGTGCTCGAATGGCTCAGGCGCAGGGTGCCGAGCTGGCCATTGCCCACCTGCGTGGTCATTTCACTGGTCTTGAGCAATTCGTTCAGCAGGTTGCGCGCCCGTGGGTAAAACGCCTCGCCGGCTGCCGTCAGGCGCGGTTGGCGCGCCGTGCGCTCGAACAGCGGGGTTTGCAACTGGGTTTCCAGCGCCTTGATCTGGCGGCTCAACGCCGATTGCGCGACAAATAAACGTTCGGCGGCAGCGCTGAAGCTGCCACTGTCGACGATTTCAACGAAGTAGCGCAGTTGGCGAGTGGAGATCACACGTCATGCCTTTTCGAGATAGGTTGGGGGGTTTGAAGATATTAGTCGCAACCCTCGCGCATGGCTAAAGTAATGGCCATCTCTTTCAAGGAATAACCCATGAGCCCGGTTGAGCTGATGAGCCAATGGTCGTTTGGCGGTGTGGATTGGCTGGTAATCGGCCTGGGCGTGGTGGTGGCTTACATCGTGTTCGGCATCGCCGGGTTCGGCACGGCACTGGTGGCGGGGCCGATCCTGCTCCTGTTTATGCCCTTGTCGAAAATTATCCCGCTGCTGGTGCTGCTGGATTTTGTTGCGGCCTTTGGCAATCTGCTGCAATCGCGACGTGACGTTAACAAGCCGGAACTGTTGCGACTGCTGCCGTGCATGGCGATTGGCTGCACGCTCGGCGTGGTGTTTTTGCTCAACCTGCATTCGGACCTGTTGCTGCTATTGATGGGGCTGTTTATCAGCGCCTATGCGATTTACAGCCTGGCGGTGAAAGCCCGGCCGACACAGTTGGCGGCGGGTTGGTCGATCCCCATGGGCACGGTCGGCGGGTTATTCGGTGCATTGTTCGGCAGTGGTGGCTTTTTATACGCGATCTATCTGAACAGCCGACTGCCCAAGGATGCGGCGCGTGCTACCCAGAGTGCGTTGATCAGTTGCAGCACGGTGGTGCGCCTGAGCCTGTTCCTGATCGCCGGGGTGTATGCAGATTGGCCGCTGCTGTTGCTGGCGCTGTGCTTGTTACCGGCGATGGCCCTGGGCCTATGGTGCGGGCGCAGGCTGACGATGCGCATGTCCCGCGAGGCTTTTGTGCGATTGGTGACGTGGCTGGTGCTGGCCAGCGGTATTGCGTTGATTGGGCGGTACTTGAGCACTTGACCTGTGTGGGGCAGGGATTAAGCTGCCAGCCTTCAGTGCCCCATCGCGGGCAAGCCCGGCTCCCACAGTTGATCGCATTCCGGTGTGGGAGCCGGGCTTGCCCGCGATGGCGTCAGTAGCCACACCGCAGGACTCCCATGAATTCCCAAAGCATCCTTGTCCCGAAAATCTCCACCTTGCCCGTCCACGAACCCCGCGCCCGGGCGATCGTGCGCTGGCTGGTGCGCAAGAACATCATCAAGGAAGAATTGACCACCTGTGGCCGCACCGGCAACCGCATGGCCTACGCCCTGGCCGATGGCGCCCGCGCCGTGGTGCTGCACCCCGAAGCGCTGCCGTTCAACGAGCCGATCAACGGCTTGGAAATCATCTACAAGCGCTGCATCTATACCCCGGCCAAGGGCTTTCTCGAAGAGGCCGGCTGCCCGGAGTGCCTGAAGGAAGTCGGCGAAGCACTGTTCGAAAGCCTGGAAGACTGGATGCCCGGCCACACTGACAACTTCACCTGCCCGCTGTGTGGGCATGAAGATGACATCAACGGGTTTCTGTTCCTGCAGGAATGCGGCTTTTCCAACCTGGGATTCATCTTCAACAACTGGGCGGAGGCGGGGTTCAAGCAGAGCTTTATCGACGAATTTGCCGATTGGTTGGACCAGAAGATGAGCTGGGTCAAGGTCGAGCTGTAGCCCTTCTATCACTATTCCCAAATATGTCAGAGTTTTACATTGAGCCAGCGGGGGTGTCTGAGTATAATGGCGCGCTTCCATTTTCCCGCTCGGGAGCCCCCGCGATGCTGCGTATCAGCCAAGAAGCTCTGACATTCGACGACATTCTCCTAGTGCCCGGTTATTCCGAGGTGCTTCCTAACGAAGTCAGTCTCAAGACCCGCCTAACCCGTGGCATCGAGCTGAATATTCCCCTGGTTTCCGCTGCCATGGACACCGTCACCGAAGCCCGTTTGGCAATTGCCATGGCTCAGGAAGGCGGCATCGGCATCATCCACAAGAACATGACTATCGAGCAGCAAGCTGCCGAAGTGCGCAAGGTCAAGCGTTACGAAGCCGGTGTGGTGAAAGATCCAATCACCATCGAAGCCGACGCCACCGTGCGTGACCTGTTCGACCTGACCCGCCTGCACAATATCTCCGGCGTTCCGGTACTGCACGATGGCGACCTGGTCGGCATCGTCACTTCCCGTGACGTGCGTTTCGAGAACCGTCTTGAAGTGACCGTCCGTGAAGTGATGACGCCTAAAGAGCGCCTCGTTACTGTCAAGGAAGGCGCCGACAAGAACGATGTGCGCGAACTGCTGCACAAGCACCGCATCGAGCGCGTGCTGATCGTCGACGACAAATTCGCCCTCAAAGGCATGATGACCGTCAACGACATCGAAAAAGCCAAGGCTTACCCGCTGGCCAGCAAGGATGACCAAGGTCGTCTACGCGTTGGCGCGGCGGTCGGCACCGGTAAAGATACCGGCGACCGTGTTTCGGCTCTGGTCGCGGCCGGTGTTGACGTGGTGGTGGTCGACACCGCCCACGGTCACTCCAAAGGCGTGATCGACCGCGTTCGTTGGGTCAAACAGAATTTCCCTGAAGTGCAAGTGATCGGCGGCAACATCGCCACCGGCGCAGCCGCCAAGGCCCTGGCCGAAGCCGGCGCCGATGCGGTCAAGGTCGGTATCGGCCCTGGCTCTATCTGCACCACGCGTATCGTCGCCGGTGTGGGCGTGCCGCAAATCAGCGCCATCGCCAACGTCGCCGCTGCCCTTGAAGGCACCGGCGTACCGTTGATCGCCGACGGCGGCATCCGTTTCTCCGGTGACCTGTCCAAGGCCATCGTGGCCGGTGCTTCCTGCGTGATGATGGGCTCGATGTTCGCCGGTACCGAAGAAGCGCCGGGCGAGATCGAACTGTTCCAGGGCCGTTCGTACAAGGCTTACCGTGGCATGGGTTCGCTGGGCGCCATGTCCCAGGCGCAAGGCTCTTCCGACCGTTACTTCCAGGACTCCTCGGCAGGCGCCGAGAAGCTCGTCCCGGAAGGTATCGAAGGCCGTGTGCCGTACAAAGGCACCCTGAGCGCGATCATCCATCAACTGATGGGCGGCCTGCGTTCCTCGATGGGCTACACCGGCAGCGCCGACATCGAAGAAATGCGCACCAAGCCTGAGTTCGTGCGGATCACCGGTGCCGGTATGGCCGAATCCCATGTCCACGACGTGCAGATCACCAAGGAAGCGCCAAACTACCGCGTAGGTTGAGGCTTCCAGCAAAATGTTAAGTAACCGGGGCTGTTCTTCAGCCCCGAGTTGTTTCTGATTCATTAGACGAGACTGACTTCATGGCCCTCGACATTCACGCCCACCGCATCCTGATCCTCGACTTCGGTTCCCAGTACACCCAGCTGATCGCCCGCCGCGTGCGTGAAATCGGCGTGTACTGCGAACTGCACCCGTTCGACATGGATGACGAAGCGATCCGCGAATTCGCACCTAAAGGCGTCATCCTCGCCGGTGGCCCCGAGTCCGTGCACGAAGCCAACAGCCCGCGTTGCCCGCAAGCCGTGTTCGACCTGGGCGTGCCCGTCTTCGGTATCTGCTACGGGATGCAGA
The genomic region above belongs to Pseudomonas poae and contains:
- a CDS encoding peptidoglycan DD-metalloendopeptidase family protein, whose translation is MPRFFSVLMLLCLAFNAHADSYITRTLNKPVPGGVAVVELGPSAAAPKATYQGKPVLVVKEQDNWLAIVGIPLTVKPGNERVSSGGRNLPFIVGYKKYPEQRITLKNKSQVNPDPAQLKRIEAELAVQIKAYRSFSPNLPSNLVLDKPVNGPLSSKFGVRRFFNGEERNPHSGLDFAVPAGTPIKTPANGKVILTGNYFFNGNTVFVDHGQGFISMFCHMSKIDVKVGDQLTRGAVVGKVGSTGRATGPHMHWNISLNDARVDPAIFIGAFQP
- the xseA gene encoding exodeoxyribonuclease VII large subunit — its product is MIKDPFARLGLDREVLTVSQLNSRARVLLEDVFTNIWVEGEISNLARPASGHVYFTLKDSGAQVRCALFRNNAARVRQALKDGLAVKVRGKVSLFEGRGDYQLILDTVEPAGDGALRLAFDALKEKLSAEGLFSAERKVPLPAHPQKIGIISSPTGAVIRDIISVFRRRAPQVQLTLIPTAVQGREAIPQIVRALKLADARGFDALILARGGGSLEDLWCFNEEAVARAVDACVTPIVSAVGHETDVSISDFVADVRAPTPSAAAELLAPDSSHLTRQVENLHRRLVMLMRNRLSHDRLRLEGMARRLRHPGERLRQQAQRLDDLDMRLRRAFERSLNTRRERLIRLETRLAGQHPGRQLALLRQRLDSLAERLPRAMREGLKARRLQLQSQVQTLQVVSPLATLGRGYSILLDERGQAIRNAAQTHTGQRLTARLGEGQLQVRVEDNHLTPVTLSLLD
- a CDS encoding LysR family transcriptional regulator: MISTRQLRYFVEIVDSGSFSAAAERLFVAQSALSRQIKALETQLQTPLFERTARQPRLTAAGEAFYPRARNLLNELLKTSEMTTQVGNGQLGTLRLSHSSTVPMSGPLLRGISTWLERCQGVSMDIVKLSSEVQLEEIADGRLEVGLLRLPVLRQREGVRVMPLYSEQLLLAVPPNHALARSNTPVELAQLKDEAFISIPHPQRGGLSYLSAELCMRAGFFPKAARVMSRKTTQLQLIQAGFGIALLPKSMQDIAPATLHFLPLADPDCLSTVALACAQTPSALVEQFCQTLHECL
- a CDS encoding sulfite exporter TauE/SafE family protein, translated to MSPVELMSQWSFGGVDWLVIGLGVVVAYIVFGIAGFGTALVAGPILLLFMPLSKIIPLLVLLDFVAAFGNLLQSRRDVNKPELLRLLPCMAIGCTLGVVFLLNLHSDLLLLLMGLFISAYAIYSLAVKARPTQLAAGWSIPMGTVGGLFGALFGSGGFLYAIYLNSRLPKDAARATQSALISCSTVVRLSLFLIAGVYADWPLLLLALCLLPAMALGLWCGRRLTMRMSREAFVRLVTWLVLASGIALIGRYLST
- a CDS encoding sugar ABC transporter ATPase, whose protein sequence is MNSQSILVPKISTLPVHEPRARAIVRWLVRKNIIKEELTTCGRTGNRMAYALADGARAVVLHPEALPFNEPINGLEIIYKRCIYTPAKGFLEEAGCPECLKEVGEALFESLEDWMPGHTDNFTCPLCGHEDDINGFLFLQECGFSNLGFIFNNWAEAGFKQSFIDEFADWLDQKMSWVKVEL
- the guaB gene encoding IMP dehydrogenase, whose translation is MLRISQEALTFDDILLVPGYSEVLPNEVSLKTRLTRGIELNIPLVSAAMDTVTEARLAIAMAQEGGIGIIHKNMTIEQQAAEVRKVKRYEAGVVKDPITIEADATVRDLFDLTRLHNISGVPVLHDGDLVGIVTSRDVRFENRLEVTVREVMTPKERLVTVKEGADKNDVRELLHKHRIERVLIVDDKFALKGMMTVNDIEKAKAYPLASKDDQGRLRVGAAVGTGKDTGDRVSALVAAGVDVVVVDTAHGHSKGVIDRVRWVKQNFPEVQVIGGNIATGAAAKALAEAGADAVKVGIGPGSICTTRIVAGVGVPQISAIANVAAALEGTGVPLIADGGIRFSGDLSKAIVAGASCVMMGSMFAGTEEAPGEIELFQGRSYKAYRGMGSLGAMSQAQGSSDRYFQDSSAGAEKLVPEGIEGRVPYKGTLSAIIHQLMGGLRSSMGYTGSADIEEMRTKPEFVRITGAGMAESHVHDVQITKEAPNYRVG